The Shewanella sp. NFH-SH190041 genome has a window encoding:
- a CDS encoding S46 family peptidase codes for MKNWLISAVLLSAAAPALADEGMWQPHQLPAMADVLKAKGLQIDPDTISTLTEFPMNAVISLGGCTASFVSPKGLVVTNHHCAYGAIQYNSTAKDNLLKDGFLARQLTDELPATPGSRIYVTKAISNVTEAVTKGLADKQGKDFYRAVEDREKALVAECEQGGGYRCEVYSFHRGLEYYLVKQLEIRDVRLVYNPAGSVGKYGGDIDNWMWPRHTGDFAFYRAYVGPDGQPADYSPDNVPFTPDSFLKVSAKGVQEGEFVMVTGYPGRTNRYRTAAEVENQFGWTYPNSKALRETIMTLIRQTAPEGSDARIKYESTLASLANYAKNFTSMIEFYGKSTMLADKIAIEEALAAWINADTERQRQYGSALTELNTLIARSQQTRERDLLMAYMGYSQMLSAADRLYRLAHERQKPDMAREPGYQSRDMTRFKSAMERIDRRYDAAVDQAILQELLAQYAKLPAQQRLTGVDKAFAIDAGARQTRALLANAYANTELANKAARLGWMEKSVAEFKQSDDPFIQLAVARYDTLRAEESRRKTLSGELMKVRPLYMDAIIGYNQSQGKQVYADANSSLRVSIGKVTGYAPQDGLYAIPFTRLEGILAKDTGIAPFDAPPEQLALIKQKQYGDYYMPAINSVPVNFLSTLDTTGGNSGSPTLNGRAELVGLLFDGVYESIIGDWNYDPRTNRSIQVDSRYMLWVMEYLDKADNLLAEMVIVK; via the coding sequence ATGAAAAACTGGCTGATCTCTGCAGTGCTGCTCAGCGCTGCTGCTCCGGCGCTGGCGGATGAAGGTATGTGGCAACCCCATCAGTTACCTGCCATGGCTGATGTATTAAAGGCAAAAGGGTTACAAATCGACCCTGACACTATTTCGACCCTGACGGAATTTCCCATGAATGCGGTGATAAGCCTAGGTGGCTGCACGGCATCATTTGTGTCGCCTAAAGGGCTGGTGGTGACTAACCATCATTGTGCTTATGGCGCGATTCAATACAACTCAACGGCAAAAGATAATTTGCTCAAAGACGGATTTCTAGCTCGGCAGTTAACCGATGAACTGCCCGCGACGCCTGGCTCTCGCATTTATGTTACCAAGGCTATCAGCAATGTGACCGAGGCTGTCACCAAGGGGCTGGCGGATAAACAAGGCAAAGATTTTTACCGGGCAGTGGAAGACCGGGAAAAAGCGCTGGTTGCTGAATGTGAGCAGGGTGGCGGGTATCGCTGCGAAGTGTACAGTTTTCATCGTGGGCTGGAATATTACCTAGTAAAACAATTGGAAATCCGCGATGTGCGCTTGGTGTATAACCCGGCAGGCAGCGTGGGCAAGTATGGCGGTGATATTGATAACTGGATGTGGCCGCGTCACACCGGCGATTTTGCCTTTTATCGCGCTTATGTTGGCCCGGATGGGCAACCGGCTGATTACAGCCCGGATAATGTTCCCTTTACCCCAGACAGTTTCCTAAAAGTATCTGCCAAAGGGGTACAGGAAGGCGAGTTTGTTATGGTGACCGGCTACCCGGGGCGGACCAATCGTTATCGCACGGCAGCAGAAGTGGAAAATCAGTTTGGCTGGACTTATCCAAATTCCAAGGCGCTGCGGGAAACGATTATGACACTTATCCGGCAGACGGCCCCAGAAGGCAGCGACGCACGGATTAAGTATGAAAGTACGCTGGCAAGTTTGGCTAACTATGCCAAGAACTTTACCTCGATGATCGAGTTCTACGGCAAATCCACCATGTTGGCCGATAAAATTGCCATAGAGGAGGCGCTGGCGGCTTGGATTAATGCCGATACTGAGCGTCAGCGGCAATATGGCTCGGCGCTAACCGAGCTCAATACGCTGATTGCCCGTAGTCAACAGACCCGGGAGCGGGACTTGCTGATGGCGTATATGGGGTACAGCCAGATGCTCAGTGCCGCCGATCGTTTGTATCGCTTAGCCCATGAGCGGCAAAAGCCGGATATGGCCAGAGAGCCGGGTTACCAAAGTCGGGATATGACCCGTTTCAAATCTGCCATGGAGCGGATTGATCGTCGCTATGATGCCGCTGTGGATCAGGCTATTTTGCAGGAACTGTTGGCGCAATATGCCAAGTTGCCCGCTCAGCAGCGTCTAACTGGCGTGGATAAGGCGTTTGCCATTGATGCGGGCGCGAGGCAAACCCGTGCGCTACTGGCCAATGCTTATGCCAATACTGAGCTTGCGAATAAAGCGGCGCGCTTGGGATGGATGGAAAAATCCGTGGCCGAGTTTAAGCAGTCAGATGATCCCTTTATTCAATTGGCCGTCGCCCGGTATGACACCCTACGGGCGGAAGAGTCCCGGCGCAAAACCCTCTCGGGCGAACTGATGAAAGTGCGGCCGTTATATATGGATGCCATTATCGGTTACAACCAAAGTCAGGGTAAACAGGTTTATGCCGATGCCAATTCCAGCTTGCGGGTCAGTATCGGTAAGGTGACAGGTTACGCGCCGCAGGACGGGCTTTACGCTATACCTTTTACCCGATTAGAAGGCATTTTGGCTAAGGATACCGGCATTGCGCCGTTTGATGCGCCACCTGAGCAATTGGCACTGATTAAGCAAAAACAGTACGGTGATTACTATATGCCAGCCATTAATTCGGTGCCGGTGAATTTCTTATCGACTTTGGATACCACAGGTGGAAACTCCGGCTCGCCGACCTTAAATGGCCGGGCTGAGCTGGTGGGGCTGCTGTTTGACGGGGTGTATGAGTCCATTATTGGTGACTGGAATTATGACCCGCGTACCAACCGCTCTATTCAAGTCGATAGCCGCTATATGCTATGGGTGATGGAATATCTGGATAAAGCGGACAATCTGCTCGCAGAAATGGTGATTGTGAAATAA
- a CDS encoding RNA pseudouridine synthase, with the protein MRLAQYLALCGICSRKQAQRLISSGRISLDGRLANHTDKVHFLAGLDHPAKEALYLDGNLIPGPEPKTYLLFHKPVGIDCRLLPDDPASLYHLLPNCPRLYPVGRLDKDSRGLLLLTNDGELTQRLMHPGFGHSKDYHVTLARPYSDEFIRNMCLGVSYRDVTTLPCDCRRLTEDRFAITLTQGMNRQIRRMSQALGHHVIDLKRVALMNLTLHHGCGRPLAAGEMRPLTPDELAALQCATGLAAQA; encoded by the coding sequence ATGAGACTGGCACAATATCTTGCCCTATGCGGCATCTGCTCCCGCAAACAGGCACAGCGACTGATAAGCTCCGGCCGCATCAGCCTTGATGGCCGATTAGCCAACCATACCGATAAGGTACACTTCCTGGCCGGGCTAGATCACCCGGCCAAAGAAGCACTCTATTTAGATGGCAATCTCATTCCCGGGCCGGAGCCAAAAACTTATCTGCTATTTCATAAACCGGTTGGCATCGATTGCCGTCTACTCCCCGACGACCCTGCCAGTCTGTACCACCTGTTACCCAATTGCCCGAGATTGTACCCGGTGGGGCGACTGGATAAAGACTCCCGCGGGCTGTTACTGCTGACCAATGACGGCGAACTGACCCAGCGTCTGATGCACCCGGGTTTTGGCCACAGCAAGGATTACCATGTCACCCTCGCCCGGCCTTACAGTGATGAATTTATCCGCAATATGTGCCTTGGCGTCAGCTATCGGGATGTCACAACCTTGCCCTGTGACTGCCGTCGTCTCACCGAAGATCGCTTTGCCATCACCCTCACCCAAGGCATGAACCGACAGATCCGCCGCATGAGTCAGGCGCTAGGGCACCATGTCATTGATTTGAAGCGAGTAGCACTGATGAATCTAACGCTGCATCATGGCTGTGGTCGGCCACTGGCAGCAGGAGAAATGCGGCCACTCACCCCAGATGAGCTGGCCGCATTACAATGCGCCACCGGACTGGCGGCGCAGGCGTAA
- a CDS encoding DUF998 domain-containing protein, producing MFATYETALDHLELHRLVIMLTLTGAGVSSVCVLLTLLSELILHGSMVFSLRLSQLGDYNQCTLAFLFNAGMLSYGICTLMSMFGLYHLKLGRLSQWLSWSGGWLGISTLLLGAFPATLMELHRYAHASMLVSTQLFCVLAIISWIRCKPYCTKGMMLVSILLFLTAANCLKQFDWHNMKLLLCPQSDMPHLCPIAINSWLVIILSIHWDILQTLNMRRRLNAYYDTLQPQYQISSSSGAAIHHETGTISCPMRHLLPQTGTATDKLRPHQP from the coding sequence ATGTTTGCCACTTATGAAACCGCACTGGATCACCTAGAATTACATCGTCTGGTGATTATGCTGACACTGACAGGCGCTGGCGTCAGCTCCGTTTGTGTACTGCTGACCCTATTATCCGAACTGATACTGCACGGCAGCATGGTATTTAGCCTGCGCCTCAGTCAATTGGGAGATTACAATCAATGCACGCTGGCCTTTTTGTTTAATGCCGGCATGCTTTCTTATGGCATCTGTACCTTGATGTCGATGTTTGGCCTGTACCACCTAAAACTCGGCCGGTTAAGTCAATGGTTATCCTGGTCCGGAGGCTGGCTGGGGATCTCCACCCTGTTGTTAGGCGCCTTTCCCGCCACCTTGATGGAACTACATCGTTACGCCCATGCCAGCATGCTAGTCAGTACCCAACTGTTTTGTGTACTTGCCATTATCAGTTGGATCCGATGCAAACCATACTGCACCAAAGGAATGATGTTAGTCAGCATTTTACTGTTTCTCACCGCGGCGAATTGTTTAAAACAATTCGATTGGCATAATATGAAGCTGCTGCTCTGCCCCCAATCTGACATGCCGCATTTGTGCCCCATTGCCATCAATTCCTGGCTGGTGATTATCTTGTCCATCCATTGGGATATTCTGCAGACCCTGAATATGCGCCGCCGCTTAAATGCATATTATGATACCCTGCAGCCCCAATATCAGATTTCATCCTCATCTGGCGCAGCAATACATCATGAGACTGGCACAATATCTTGCCCTATGCGGCATCTGCTCCCGCAAACAGGCACAGCGACTGATAAGCTCCGGCCGCATCAGCCTTGA
- a CDS encoding Na+/H+ antiporter NhaC family protein, producing the protein MSTNSTTPETAKPAGSILALLPLFLFLALFIGAGVYFQTQGVDFAFYQLPSPVAILPAIVLALILSREKLNQAIETFIGGIGHSNIIAMCLIYLLAGAFAAVAKATGGVDATVALGLSLIPSQLLLPGFFVIAAFIATAMGTSMGTIAAVAPIALGVAQEADISLPLMAGAVMSGALFGDNLSIISDTTIAATRTQGCDMKDKFRENLIFALPAALITLILFSVTGDGHAIMAHESTDPIKVIPHLTILVLAVAGLNVFVVLAIGIVLAGATGILGGEYGWVTFAKDIYAGFGNMQEIFILSMLVGGLAALMQQQGGLSFVSRQIEKLIARFSSAKGEASTRAAELGMAGIVAATNACVANNTVSIVVSGDIAKALATKHGVCPKRAASILDIFACIVQGLIPYGAQALLIASIFAISPLSAVAYTWYGPILALVAVAIVLFRKEK; encoded by the coding sequence ATGTCGACCAATTCCACAACCCCAGAAACAGCAAAACCGGCCGGTTCGATTCTGGCACTCTTGCCCCTGTTTCTTTTCCTGGCCCTATTTATTGGTGCCGGGGTCTACTTCCAAACTCAGGGGGTAGATTTCGCCTTCTATCAATTGCCAAGCCCTGTAGCTATTTTGCCCGCCATTGTGCTGGCGCTGATCCTGTCACGGGAAAAGCTTAATCAAGCGATAGAAACCTTTATCGGCGGTATTGGTCACAGCAATATTATTGCCATGTGTCTTATCTATCTGCTGGCAGGTGCCTTTGCCGCCGTGGCCAAAGCAACCGGTGGCGTTGATGCAACTGTGGCGCTGGGGCTGTCCTTGATCCCTTCTCAGCTATTACTACCAGGCTTTTTTGTTATCGCCGCCTTTATTGCCACCGCCATGGGCACCTCAATGGGTACCATTGCCGCCGTCGCCCCTATCGCACTTGGCGTGGCTCAAGAAGCGGATATCAGCTTGCCGCTGATGGCCGGCGCTGTGATGTCCGGCGCGCTATTTGGTGATAATTTATCGATCATCTCTGATACCACCATTGCAGCAACCCGTACTCAGGGTTGTGATATGAAAGATAAATTCCGCGAAAACCTGATTTTCGCACTGCCTGCGGCACTGATTACGTTAATCCTTTTCTCTGTTACCGGAGATGGCCACGCCATTATGGCCCATGAGAGTACCGATCCGATTAAGGTGATCCCCCACCTCACCATTTTGGTACTGGCCGTCGCTGGGCTGAATGTGTTTGTGGTGCTGGCTATCGGTATAGTGCTGGCCGGCGCGACCGGTATTCTCGGCGGGGAATATGGCTGGGTAACGTTCGCTAAAGATATTTATGCCGGATTTGGCAATATGCAGGAGATCTTTATCCTCTCCATGCTGGTCGGCGGATTGGCAGCACTGATGCAGCAGCAAGGTGGCTTGAGCTTTGTTAGCCGTCAGATTGAAAAACTGATTGCCCGTTTCTCCAGTGCTAAAGGCGAAGCCTCCACCCGGGCGGCAGAACTGGGTATGGCTGGTATTGTTGCCGCTACCAATGCCTGCGTGGCGAACAACACAGTTTCCATTGTAGTCAGCGGGGATATCGCCAAAGCCTTGGCCACTAAACACGGAGTATGCCCTAAACGTGCCGCCAGTATTCTCGATATCTTTGCCTGTATCGTACAGGGACTCATTCCCTATGGTGCCCAAGCACTGCTGATCGCCTCAATTTTTGCTATCAGCCCGCTTTCAGCGGTGGCCTACACTTGGTATGGACCGATTCTGGCCTTGGTTGCTGTTGCCATCGTATTGTTCAGAAAAGAAAAATAA